The Gossypium arboreum isolate Shixiya-1 chromosome 2, ASM2569848v2, whole genome shotgun sequence region GAGTTATGACTGTAGCGTGACGGTGCCGGGAGAAGGAAGCATAGCCAGTGCATCTAAGGATGTACGAGATGAAGGTTTCCATATGCGgagtgggaagcgttatgataGGGGGGACGTCAGAGTAGAGCCCACAAAACCCAAGAATAttgaaattgagaaaaagagTGAAGTATTTGTTAACGAACCAGTGAGGGAGGAGGAagctaaggaatttctaaagttctttaagcatagtgagtacagtgtggtcgagcagttgcgtaAGCAACCAGCACGCATATCGGTTTTAGCCTTACTGCTAAGCTCTGAAGTGCATCGGGAAGCGTTGTTGAAGGTACTCAACGAGACATATGTTACTCATGATATATCTGTCAATAAGTTGGACTAGTTGATAAATAACATCAATGCtgataatttcatctacttcaatgatgatgaaatcccacctgggggcatagggtcaactaagactttgcacatcaccactcgTTGCAAAGGATAcacgcttccaagtgtactcgttgataatgggtctgctttgaacgtccttccattatccacattgaacagattacccattgacagttcgcaCATGAAGATGTGTCATAATATGGTAAGAGCGACCAAATACGTATGAAGTTGACTTCctggtaatggatatcaagccctcctataattgtttgttagggaggccatggatacactcggcaggagcggtgACTTCTTCactgcaccaaaaattgaagttggtGACAGATGGACGCTTGATAACCATCAATGCAGAGGAGGACATCATAGCAGCCGTCACTAGTAAGCCTCCTTATGTGGAGACAAATGAGgaggctattgagtgttcttttcgTTCCTTGGAAATTGTTAATGTTACATTCATTTCGGAGGGAAGCGAGGTGCCGGTTCCCAGGATGTCTAGAGCAACAAGGATGGCCCTGCAAATAATGATGGGGAAAGGAGTATTGCTAGGAAAAGGACTAGGAAAACTGTCGCAAGGAGGGATTCAAGTACCAAAATTGGAGGAGAAGAaggatcgctttggtttgggttTTAAGCCAGACCATAAACAAAAGAGACAGGAGATGGAAAAGCGTCAAGCAAGAAGGAAGGCGCGTTTGAACGGAGGAGAAGTAGAGTGGGAActgatgacattcccacctatatccacaACCTTTAAGTCAGGAGGGTTGCTAGTAGAAGAGAGTCATCAAATTAATGTTGTACATAATGAGTGGTTTGGATAAGAAAACCTTGAGGGTATTCACCTTTACGAACAggggagctctctgaacaattggactgcggaggatcttcctgtagtctttagaaatttttcagagtaattctcgaaacatgtttattactctagggcctaggagtagtaagattacatttgcgaaaataggcttatgttcatctattattattcaaataaaacataacttttaccaatttaaaagagtattgtctcatttttatcaaccaatattcctttaaattctaacaattcttattcttttattcatagcacataaacgatcattctcaaattcattcattctttgtatattctttcatacccctcacaggtctctagatatcaatgatatgagcgctaATACTGCCGCTCCTGATTTCTCTtatgagcaagacatgtgtttagaggagtctcaggattttgaagatgctCAAGATCGTGACGTATCTCTCGATCTATTaagaatggtaaaacaggaggagaaacaaatcatgccacatgaaaaagaggcaatagagaatatagccttagaggaagggaatgaggtgaaaattggaacactgatcGCTAATGACACAAGGCGTAGCTTGATTAAGTTGCTTCAGGAATTCAAGGATATCTTTGCATGGTCTTATCAGGATATGCCCggattgagtactgacattgtagtacatcgtcttccgataagaaAAGAATGTAGATcggtccaacagaagttgcgaagaatgcggccagacattgtcctgaaaataaaagatgaggtcAAGAAGCAGTTTGAAGCAGGATTTCTGCAAGAAGTgaagtactctgaatgggtagctaatattgtaCCAGTCCCTAATAAAGAtgggaaagtacgaatgtgcattgattacagagatctaaacaaagcaagcccaaaggataattttcctctgccacacattgacactttagtagacaacacagcgagatattcgttgttctccttcatggacggcttctcaggatacaatcagataaagatgcatccagaggatatggataaaactactttcataacattgtggggcaccttttgttataaagtgatgccgtttgggttgaagaacgcaggggcaacatacTAACGAGCCATGGTAAACTTGTTTCataacatgatgcataaggatattgaggtatacgttgatgatatgattgccaagttgcgaacagaaaaagaacacattgaggtcttgagaggattgttcttaaggttgagaaaatttcagttgaagctcaatccagcaaagtgcaCTTTTGGAGCTAGATCGGGGAAGttattaggcttcgtagtcagtgaaaagggaattgaagttgactcagacaaggtcagagccatacggGAGTTGCCTCCACCatgtactcaaaaagaagtttgaggattcctaggaaggttgaattacattgctcggttcatttcacaattgactgagaaatgtgatcctatcttttgtctcctcagaaagcacaatcaatgTGCTTGGGATGAATAATGCCAGAATGCTTTCGAGAaagtcaagcagtatttgttgaatgctccagtgttatctccgcctagtccagataaaccgttaatactatacttgtcagtgttcagcaattctatgggatgtgtgctgggtcagcatgacgagtcagggaaaaaggaaaaggcaatttattatctcagtaagaaattcactgactgtgaaatgagatattcCCCAatcgaaaagttgtgttgtgcgttGATTTGGACCACACGGAGATTAAGAcaatacatgctataccatactaCTTGGCTCATATCAAAATTAGATCCATTAAAAAACATGATGGAATCAACGGCTCTAAATGgtagaatggcgagatggcaaattttgctttcagagttcgatatagtctatgtaaGTCAAAAGGCTATCAAAGGAAGTGCGGTGGAAGATTTCttggccagtagagctttggagGATTACGagccattgaattttgattttccaaatgatgagCTAATGTGTATAGCAGCAACTGAAGATTCGTCatggaagctaaattttgatggggcttctaatgcagtcgaaAATGggattggggcagtcttggtaccCCCGAATGGCGACCATTACCcgttcacgtgcaagttggattttgattgtataAATAATATGGCTGAATACGAAACATGCATCATGGGGCTCCAAGCGGCCATAGAAAGAGgcataaaaaccctagaagtatatggagattctgcgttaGTAATCTACCAGctaagaggtgaatgggagataagagaccctaagttgatcaattatcgaatggtagttttggggttactaagagagttcgatgacatcaccttcaactATCTCTCACGAGATGAgaaccagatggcagatgctttagcgaCCTTGGCTTTGATGATTAAAGCAAAcaaagaggaagagatgagaccaattcaaatgagtgtctatgAATTTCCAGCTAGTTGTTGTAACCTTGAAGAGGAAGAAAAGGGTGACaatccttggtatcaggatatattgcgatatgtaagAGATCGTAAATATCCAACACAGGCATctgaaaatgacaaacgaacccTGAGAAGATTAGCTTGTGACTATGTTTTGGACGGGGATGTTCTGTACAAGAAAAGGAAAGACTAAGTACTTTTAAGATGTGTCAATTCTGTGGAAGCCAAGCTAATTCTAGAAGAGGTCCATGAAAGTGTATGTGGtacgcatgcaaatgggttcacgatggcaagacaaatcatgaggtttggctattactaggccactatggaaggagactgtatcaattatgccaaaaaatgccataagtgtcagatttatggggacaaaattcatatACCACCCTCACCTTTACATGTCATGACGTCTCCATGGccattttccatgtggggcatggatgtcatcggaccaatatcgccgaaagcttcgaatggacatcgaTTTATTTTCGTAGtgattgactactttacaaaatgggtagaagCTGCTTCTTACGCAAATGTTACCAAGTCAGCTGTAAGTCgatttttgaagaaggaaatcatttgtcggtatggaatgcctgagaggatcatatccgacaacgcattgaatttgaacaacaaaatgatagcagaggtttgcgaccagttcaaaaTCAAGCATCACAACTCTTCACCCTATCgtccaaagatgaatggggcagtggaggctgccaataagaacattaagaaaatagtgggaaagatgactgagacttataaggATTGGCATGAAAAGCTACCGTTTGCACTCTTGGCTTATCGAACATCTGTTAGAACTTCTATTGGGGCAACTCCGTTCTCGTTAGTTTACGGGATGGAAGCAgttttacctattgaagtagaaataccttctctccgAATTTTAACagagataaggttagatgaagTTGAATGGGTTCAGTCTCGATATGACCAGctaaacttgattgaggaaaagaagcTGAAGGCTATCcaacatggtcagatgtaccagaagcgtatgatgcgagcttatgataaaAAGGTTCGTCCAAGggaattccatgagggagaccttGTGCTAAAGAAAATCCTTcccattcagaaggactttagaggaaaatggatgccaaattgggagggaCCATACGTCGTGAAGAAGGCTTTTTCTGGtggtgcattgattttgacagaaatggatgGAAAAAGCCTATCCAATCCGGTGAATTCAaactcagtcaaaaagtactttgtctaaaagcgaaaagaatccaaggtgaaaacccgcaaagggcgccttgaaaaaaaaatggagaggccaaggtgaaaacccacaaagggcaccttgtgaccaaaggaattttgagttgaaaacccgaaagggcagctcaaattttgaagggcATACAGCAACCTTGCTATATTTGACTTGACAGAGAGTGAGGCACAGTGTacattggggcatcaacaaagtactttagaTCTTTTAAATACATGTCGAACTCAAGAAAGGCTTCGGGGAACTAATATATAgatgctcaagcggcgatatttaGAGCATCTGATTTttatcctgtttgctatctttagattcatTTCTTCTTAAAGATATGCTATCATCCTTATTTCCTTTGTACTGTTAACAATTTGAATCCAATTATTCTCAAAGATTTACTCATCTCCCGATATTtttatgttgcattgaaataatgatagatgaactaaaatattttcacaaatgaagtttttcACATTACTTTGGGACTTTCTAGAtgatacaagaaactaaaacaggacaattgttcgagaaattttCGTAAGTAAGGAATGAAGGAACTCGAGGGATTTCTTTCTTCCAGTTCAAAAAGAAATGGATGATGCAATTCTTACAGACATCTTCAGTAGATCATAGCATTGGAGGAAGGCCTACAAGCTGAGTAAGAATAAAGTTTTGAGAAAGAGAAATGAAGGAATGAATAATGACACCTGAGATAGGGGTCAGATTCACAGcactttgcatcataacatgttaagGGCATTCGACTCATTTCAATTATAGCATACTTAGGCATAGGCATGTACTCATCTTACAGGTCATgaagatcaaagatttcaacatggcagTCCTGTGCTCATGGGAAACAAATTGAAGACAGCAGATCTAGACTTCAGACATttatgctgaagcagatccaagatgatttggttttcttgtgtttacaaggaacaaatcgaggacgtaGCAATTTGACTCTCAAacgttctcaaatatagcagatctaaccttcagatgtttatactgaagcagatccaagatgatttggtattcttgtgtttacaaggaacaaatcgaggacatagcagatttgactctcagacgttctcaaatataacagatctaaccttcagatgtttatactgaagcagatccaagatgatttggtattcttgtgtttacaaggaacaaatcgaggacataacagatttgactctcagacgttctcaaatacaacagatctaaccttcagatgtttatactgaagcagatccaagatgatttggtattcttgtgtttacaaggaacaaattgggaacatagcagatttgactctcagacgttttcaaatatagcagatctaaccttcagatgtttatactgaagcagatccaagatgatttggtattcttgtgtctacaaggaacaaatcgaggacattgcagatatgactctcaaatgttctcaaacaaactcaagatgatttggcatctctacaAATCGAAGAAGTAGATTCGGTGTCTCTGTGGAGAGCAGGTCGAAAATATCAGCAGGATAGTTAtaagaagcagattgaagatcATGGAACAGATCAAATTTGGGTCTTTCTATGAGTTTTTGCttgattcctgttacacagcaataaGCAAAGacgggcagctgtaatagcccaaatttgaccgtgcttaaataaagaaaagaaattagataaataaataaattaaacagtCCAGGTTACAAAAGCCCATACCCGGTTACAACCCAATAGCCAAATCAGTACCTAAAACTACCCAGCAGGCCCACTACCCAAAACCCTAAAGTAGTCCCGTAGCCCAAATACAACAGATCCAGCAGCCAAAACTTGACCCTACCTAGACCAGCCTAATTTAAACAGACCCACCCGAAGGCCCAAATAGCGGGAGCCCAAATGTGTTTCGGATAGGGTTAGAAACCCTAGCTCTTCTTCTCTTCAGCGTCGCAATGAAGTTCTGGAAGCTTCGAGTCATCCCAAGCGTCTCGACCCTTCGATGCATTCCGTTCCAGTAACACCATCAGCACCGTGATTCCAAGATCCGCGATCGGTGCGCAGCAAGGTCATTGCCGGATCCCTCACTCGATTACttgcaagaaaaggaaacaaacagCAGATACGCAAAAAAGCAGAGTAGAAAATGGCAAGGAAATCACAGCACATCAGTCAAAGATACAAAAAATCAGAGATTTCTTTCCTTATGTAACAAATCAATAGGCTATAAAAAAGCCTTTGTAACCCTTGTAACGATTACACAGATACGGAAATAAAAAAACGAATACAAACAGTTTCAAAGGTGATAATCGAGTGACTtgttctctatttttttttttttttgcccataTATATGAACTGTGTAGCAAAATACTAAGGGTATTTGAAAAGGAGAAGAACTACCTGTTTTGGATCTTAAGAGATGAGGATTTTAAACCCTCCGATCTTCGTATACAGTGGCCCTTAGGGCGGCGCCCACGCGTGGCGTACGAAGGCCAGGACCGGAGCTCCCTTCCTCTCTCTCTTTCAGAGagaattttttagtttttttttaaaatcgggGTTCAAAATGAATTTTAAGCTGAGAAGGTAGCTTAAATAGCTTGAACGAAACGGCGTCGTTCTACGACccccaggatccgcgtgttgacccgattacccggggaggatccgcgtattttttaaaattgggtTAATTTCCCAATCGGTCTTTCTACCCCTTTTGCGTTTACaattaaactttattttatttatgatttggcccaattattttattttagttttaattaggCCCTGACAGTTGTTAAATTATACTCTGAGAAACGTggccgttttgggaatagggtaTTTTGCCCAGCGAGTCCCTCTAATTTTACGCGCATTTTAAATAGGGCCTCAATTCAattttatttctttgaaattcaccttgtaattttgttaaacttaaaatttagtcctatatttattattctatatatatattttattatttgttttattttaattttacttttatattatatattataaaattattttattataagtattattttaattatatattattattacttattatgtattatttttcttaaatattattttacatctc contains the following coding sequences:
- the LOC108465419 gene encoding uncharacterized protein LOC108465419; translated protein: MSANTAAPDFSYEQDMCLEESQDFEDAQDQFDIVYVSQKAIKGSAVEDFLASRALEDYEPLNFDFPNDELMCIAATEDSSWKLNFDGASNAVENGIGAVLVPPNGDHYPFTCKLDFDCINNMAEYETCIMGLQAAIERGIKTLEVYGDSALVIYQLRDENQMADALATLALMIKANKEEEMRPIQMSVYEFPASCCNLEEEEKGDNPWYQDILRYVRDRKYPTQASENDKRTLRRLACDYVLDGDVLYKKRKD